From the genome of Clostridiales bacterium:
AGATTAAAAAATTTAGAAAAGACAATATATAAGGAGGATAAATAATATGGACGATTTATTAAACGTTGCTAAAGGAGTTATGGAAAATTTTGACCCAGCTAAAGATAGCGTGGATACATACGAAGAGATAAAGGACGGAGAGTATAATTGCTTACTTGAAGATGTAAAACACCAAGTTAGTAAAGAAACTGGTAACAACTGGATAGGTTTTAAATTTAGTATACAAGACGACGGAGAGTATAAAGGTAGATATTTGTTTGTAAATTATTTCTTTACTCAAAAAACTACTGAACGTAGTATCAAAGCT
Proteins encoded in this window:
- a CDS encoding DUF669 domain-containing protein → MDDLLNVAKGVMENFDPAKDSVDTYEEIKDGEYNCLLEDVKHQVSKETGNNWIGFKFSIQDDGEYKGRYLFVNYFFTQKTTERSIKALTKLAYEFGYQLPLDSFSDFDTLADTLNGMAGNQALVKKSTSKNDFVNYKVTPLPF